One Thermoanaerobacterales bacterium genomic window, AAGAGCACCTACATGCGCCAGGTTGTCCTGATCGTCCTGATGGCCCAGATGGGGAGTTTCGTACCGGCCGCGGAGGCCGAGATCGGGGTCGTGGACCGGATCTTCACCCGGATCGGGGCCTCGGACGACCTGGCCGGCGGGGCGAGCACCTTCATGGTGGAGATGCGGGAATGCCGGACGATCGTCGAACAGGCCACCCCGCACAGCCTGGTGATCATGGACGAGGTCGGGCGGGGGACGGCCACCTTTGACGGCATGAGCCTGGCCCGTGCTTTACTGGAGTACATCCACGAGCGGGTGGGGGCCAAGACCCTTTTTTCAACGCATTATCACGAGCTGACGGCCCTTGAGGACAGCCTCCAGGGGGTAATGAACTACACCACGCGCGTCGCGGAGGACGGGCAGAACGTCATCTTCCTGCGCAAGGTCGTCCCCGGTAGGGCGAACCGGAGCTACGGCCTGCATGTGGCGCGGCTGGCGGGCCTACCGGAGGAGGTCATCGGGCGGGCGGCGGTGATTCTGGCCACCCTGGAGCGGGAGCAATGGTCCTCGGGGGTCAAGGAGGCCGGCCCCGGGGCCCGGGTGACGCAGCTCCAGATGTTCATCCCCGAAGGGGAACAGGTAGTCCTCGAAGAGTTGCGCCGCCTGAAAGTGGACGAGCTGACCCCGTTGCAGGCTTTGAACCGCCTGGACGAACTCCAGCGAAAGCTGAAGGAGAAATAGGTGCGGCGGGGGCATTTAGCAGGGAGGTACAACTATGGGACGGATCACTGTGCTTGACCCGGCCACCGTGAACCAGATCGCCGCCGGCGAAGTCGTCGAGAGGCCGGCGGCGGTGGTCAAGGAACTGCTCGAGAACGCCCTGGACGCCGGAGCGCGGAAGATCCACGTCGAGGTGGCCGGCGGGGGGCTGGATCGTATCGCGGTCACGGACGACGGGTGCGGGATGGACCCGGATGACGCCGTTCTGGCCTTCGAGCGGCACGCCACCAGCAAGATCCGGCAGGCCGGCGACCTGGCGGCGGTCAATACGCTGGGTTTCCGGGGCGAGGCGTTGCCGAGCATCGCCGCCGTGGCGCGGGTCACCCTCCGCACCCGTACGAGGGATGCCCCGGGCGGCGTTGAGCTTCGCCTGGAAGGCGGTCGTCTCCTCGGCACATCTCCGGTCGGGGTGCCGGCGGGGACGACGGTGGTGGTCGAGGACCTGTTCTTCAACACGCCGGCGCGCCACAAGTTCTTGCGCTCTCCTTCATTCGAGGGGGGGCTGTGCACCGAGGCGGTGGGGCGCCTCGCCCTGGCCAGGCCGGAGGTGGCGTTTACCCTGCGGGCCAATGACCGGCAGGTCTTTGCCACCCCCGGACGGGGAAATCTAAAGGAGACGATTGCCGCCGTCCTAGGCCCGGCCACGGCGCGGGAGATGGTCCCGGTGACCTGGGATGGGGAAGGGATCACCCTCGACGGCTTCGCCGGACGCCCGGCCCTGACACGCAGCTCGCGCCGGCAGCAGACCCTGATTATTAACGGCCGTTACGTCAAGAGTTTCATCGTGGCGGGGGCGATCGACGGGGCTTACCGCGACTTTGTGCCCGCGGGACGCCACCCGGTGGTCGTGCTTCACCTGAATATCGACCCGGCGGCGGTGGACGTCAACGTTCACCCGGCCAAGCTGGAGGTCAAGGTCGCCGACCAGGCGGCCCTGGTACGCCTGGTGCTGGCGGCGCTGCGGGCGGCGCTGGGCGGGGCCGCGCCGGGAAGGACGGCGGCGGACGTTGAGGCGGAGGAGCCTCCGGGACGGCCCGGTCCGCCGGCCGCGGGCGGTTGGGCGGGGGGCGGCTTGCCGCCGGCGGGCGGAAGGTTTCGGCAGGCTGCGCCTGAACTCGGCGCCGCGGCCGAAGCTTTGGCCTTCTACGCTCCTGCCGCCCCGTCCCTCTTAAGGTATCTCGGCTGGTTCTTCCCGACCTACATCCTGGCGCAGGGGCCGGACGGCCTTTATATCATCGACCAGCACGCCGCCCACGAGCGCGTGCTCTACGAGGAGTTCATGGACCGCCTGTCCGCCCGGGGCGGGGCAAGCCAGATGCTGGCCGCGCCCGTTTCCCTGGAACTCGGGCCGCGCGAGACGGCGGTCGCGGAGGAGTATGGCGGGATCCTCGAAAAGCTCGGTTTTATCGTCGACTCCTTCGGCGGGGGGACGGCCGTCCTGCGCGGCGTACCGGCGGCCGGATGGCGGGGGGAAGACGCCGGCGGCGCGGCGGAACTGTTCCGGGATGTTCTGGAAAGGCTGGGCGAGAGCGGCGTTTCCGACCCGGTGGCGGCCCACGGCCTGCTGGCGGCAAGCCTGGCATGCCACCGGGCGGTCCGCGGCGGGTCGGCCCTCGACCCGGCGGAGGCACAGCGCCTCCTGGACCGCCTGGAAGCGGCGCGGGAACCGGCGGTCTGCCCCCACGGGCGGCCGACGTACTTCAAGATCACTGCGGCGGAGTTGGCCCGGCGCTTCCAGCGAGCATAAGGGGGCGTCGCGGAGCGAGGAGGATCAGCTTGCCCAAAGTCATCGTCACCACCGGGCTGCGCAGCGGCCCGGACCGCCGGGCCCTGGCCGCCGGCCTCAGCCGGGAACTGGAATGCCCCTTCATACTGCGCGACGGCCGTTCCCTTGCCCAGTTGCAGGGTGAGAGCGGAGCCGAGGCCGTGGTTGTCGTGGGCGGGCGCAGGGTCTCTCTTTTTTATGCCGGGAGGGAGCTTTTCTTCCACCCGGGGATGGCCAAGCTGCGCATAAAGGAGTTGCGCGCTGGGAAAACTGACCAAATGGTGAAAGCCATGGACCTTCGGCCGGGGCACCGGGTACTGGATTGCACCCTGGGCCTGGCGGCCGACGCTCTGGTGGCCAGTTACGTGGTCGGGCCGCGCGGGCTGGTGCTCGGGCTGGAAGCCTCCCGGCCGTTGGCCGTGATCGTGCGCCACGGGCTGGCGACCTACGGCGGGAAGAGGGAAGCGCCAGACCTGCTGGCCGCCATGCGGAGAATCGGGGTGGCGCACGCCGATCACCGGGAGTTCCTGGCCCGCACTCCGGCGGGAGCCTATGACGTCGTCTACTTCGACCCGATGTTCCGCCACCCGGTGTACCGCTCCAGCGCGATGGAACCCCTGCGGCCCCTGGCCGAAACGGCCCCGCTTGACACGGCGGCCATAACCGAGGCGAAGCGCGTGGCGGCCCGCCGCGTGGTCGTCAAGGAGCGGCGGGATGGCCCCGAGTTTGCCCGCCTGGGCCTGACGCGGGTGGAGAGCGGGCGTTATTCCCCGGTGGCCTTTGGGATCCTGGAGCGGGGGAGGGACTACTGATGGGGGCGGAGCAGCGCCGTCCGCCCCTGGGCGTCATCACCGGGCCCACGGCGACCGGTAAAACGGCCGTTTCCATCGCCCTTGCGGAACGCCTG contains:
- the mutL gene encoding DNA mismatch repair endonuclease MutL gives rise to the protein MGRITVLDPATVNQIAAGEVVERPAAVVKELLENALDAGARKIHVEVAGGGLDRIAVTDDGCGMDPDDAVLAFERHATSKIRQAGDLAAVNTLGFRGEALPSIAAVARVTLRTRTRDAPGGVELRLEGGRLLGTSPVGVPAGTTVVVEDLFFNTPARHKFLRSPSFEGGLCTEAVGRLALARPEVAFTLRANDRQVFATPGRGNLKETIAAVLGPATAREMVPVTWDGEGITLDGFAGRPALTRSSRRQQTLIINGRYVKSFIVAGAIDGAYRDFVPAGRHPVVVLHLNIDPAAVDVNVHPAKLEVKVADQAALVRLVLAALRAALGGAAPGRTAADVEAEEPPGRPGPPAAGGWAGGGLPPAGGRFRQAAPELGAAAEALAFYAPAAPSLLRYLGWFFPTYILAQGPDGLYIIDQHAAHERVLYEEFMDRLSARGGASQMLAAPVSLELGPRETAVAEEYGGILEKLGFIVDSFGGGTAVLRGVPAAGWRGEDAGGAAELFRDVLERLGESGVSDPVAAHGLLAASLACHRAVRGGSALDPAEAQRLLDRLEAAREPAVCPHGRPTYFKITAAELARRFQRA
- a CDS encoding class I SAM-dependent methyltransferase translates to MPKVIVTTGLRSGPDRRALAAGLSRELECPFILRDGRSLAQLQGESGAEAVVVVGGRRVSLFYAGRELFFHPGMAKLRIKELRAGKTDQMVKAMDLRPGHRVLDCTLGLAADALVASYVVGPRGLVLGLEASRPLAVIVRHGLATYGGKREAPDLLAAMRRIGVAHADHREFLARTPAGAYDVVYFDPMFRHPVYRSSAMEPLRPLAETAPLDTAAITEAKRVAARRVVVKERRDGPEFARLGLTRVESGRYSPVAFGILERGRDY